The Sulfolobales archaeon DNA segment GGCGCATAGGACTGACCGGCTAGGAAGCCTGCTACCGCTGCAACAACGATCGCTATGATCATTATAACGTATAGCATTCTACTAGATTTAATAGCCATATCTGACCCTCATTAATCAGTTAATTAGCTGGATATATATTATTGTATGTTATAGCCCTTTTAGTTTTTAGGATTAGATGTGTTTTAGATTTGGTAAAAACATGGTTTTTAATAAAGCATATTAGCTATATATCTAATACTATGTCTCTCAATGCTCTTAATAGCATCCACAAAGTCTCTGCCTATGTGGGCGAACTTTGTATTTGCTATGTTTTCATAGAACTTCTTCTCCTCATCACCCCATGTGAAGGGGTTCTTAGGAGATCCTCTGTGGTTTATAACCTCCTCTTCATATGCCCTCCCATCGGTTGTTAGCAGCTTAGCCCTAGCCGGTATAACTGCTTCTCGAGCTAGTCTATCGTATTCAGGGTCATGGATACATTTGACCTTGCCTGTATATTTGAGGAGCTCTTCATCCCCAATATTCTCCCAGGTGAAGTCTCTAAGCCCCACCCAGCCCTTTTTAATAGCGATTATGGCTAGAAATGGCACGCTGAACTTGGCTTCATAGGGGTTTCTAGGTCTTATTCTTTTCTCCCATGGCTCACATACAAGATCTATAGCTGTTTTTGGTAAATAGAATATCAGCTCCTTTATATCTGATAACCCTACACCATATTTCTCCCTCAACATGATAGCAGTGTCGATCGGGGCTACGGCGGCATGTCCAACCGGGTATGGCTTTATAGCTATGTTGAGAGTCTCCCACCTAACCCCTAGATCCTCTACTACTCTACCGAAAACAGGCTCCTCCCCCCAGAGATATGATCTGAAGAAGCCCCATTCACCCTCTAAAACCATTTTAGGGCCCTCAACACCATTCATAGCCAATAGAGATGCTAGGATCCCGTTATGCGATGCTATAGCTGGGTGGAGGGGTTTTAACCAGATACCCTCTCTATGTCCCTGCATAATCCCAGATGCCATGCTACCGGCAATCCCAAGGGCGTTTAAGATCTTCGAGGGATCTAGGTTTAAGATCTTTGATGAGGCAGCCACAGCTCCAAATACACCGACTACCGATGTTGGGTGAAAGCCTCTCTCATGGAGCTTTCTACCTGCTGCGAGCGCTATTCTAATGCTAACCTCATAAGAAGCTACAACAGCCTCGACAAACCTTTTACCATCTATATCCATCGCCTCTCCCATAGCAAGGGCTGTGGGGATAGCGACACAGCTTGGATGTATTATAGGCTCTAAATGCGTATCATCATAGTCAGCGCTATGGGCCATAGAGGCATTCGCTATCACAGCGCTGGCTGCAGCAACTCTAAAGCCATGACCTATAACCACGCTTTCCTCAGATCCCCCTAGAGCCCTTACCATATTAACAACTTTTTTAACGTTCTCATCACTATGCATCGCCATCATTATACCCATGAGATCTAGAATATGTATCTTCGCCTTCTCTATGACGCTAGAGGGTATATCGCTATAGCTTAGATTATATATGAATTCTGAGATCACCTGAGCCAATGACCTCCTCTCCAATTTAGACACCCTATGCAACATGCAATACAAGACCCTTATATATCGATTATGGTTTAGAGTAATGGGTGAGGTTATGCCGTTAAAAGGTATACCCTGTGTTATCATGAGGGGCGGGACTAGTAAGGGGCTTTTCTTCAAGAGAGAGGATCTTCCAGCTGATGAGAAGAAGCGGGATGAAATCATAATGAAGATCTTTGGTAGTGGAGATCCTATGCAGATAGATGGGCTAGGAGGATCCCACACCCATACGAGCAAGGTGATGATTGTTTGGAGAAGCAACATACCTGGAGTCGATGTTGAATATCTATTCGGCCAAGTTGGTATAGAGAGGAGGTTTATAGATTGGAGTGGGAATTGTGGAAATCTGACATCTGCGGTAGCACCGTTCTCAATAGATGAGGGCTTGGTCAAAGCAACGGGTTCTAAAACCCTGGTGAGGATGTATAATGTAAATACCGGGAAGAGGATTGACGCTATAGTCCCAACCAAGGATGGGATGACCGATTATGAGGGGGATTATATGATCGATGGTGTTCCAAACCCAGGGTCTAGAATAGATGTAATATGGCATGAGCCAGGGGGCTCACATACAGGGAAGCTCCTGCCAACAGGCAACCCTGTTGATAAGATAGTAGTTGGTGGGAGAACATATGAGGTCTCTATAGTTGATGCAGGTAATCCAGCTGTCTTTATAAGGGCTAGAGACCTCGGTCTCACAGGGGCCGAGATGCCTGGCGATATAAGCAGAGAGACTCTAGATAGGCTAGAGGCTATAAGATCTAAGGCTGCGGAGATCATAGGGCTAGTAGATAGAGCAGAGGATGCAACCATAAAGAGCCCCCACTTCCCATTCATAGCAATTATAGGTGAGAAGAAAGACTACAGAGCAGCCGATGGAAGGATCATATCCAAAGAAAAATATACAGTCCTTGCAAGGCTATTCTCAATGCAGAAGATGCACCACGCATACCCAGTAACAGGGGCTATATGTACAGCAGCCGCAGCCAAAATCCCCGGGACAATCGTTAACCAGCTCTCCGAGGATAGAGGAGATATTGTGATAATAGGCCATCCCAAGGGAATCATAGATCTTAAGGTAGATGCAAGGCCCTCGGGGGAGAGTGTCCACATAAACAGCGTCACAGTAGGGAGAACAGCCAGAAGACTCATGGCCGGCATAGCATATTACATAGAATAAGTAAAAACAATCCTTATAGAGACTAGGCTTTTAAGAATTAAAGCTAAAGATATCAAAGTAGAACCAGTATATTGTAACTACGCCCATGCCTAACAGCCCACTCAATTAAAAGACTTGTTCTTCTGTAAGAGATAGTGATAAACTTACTAAGCTCCGAAGCTATTGTTATCAATTGTGACAATGAGATAGTAATAAGGACTCTAGCTCCCAACCCCATCAAACACTCTTAGCGTTGATAATATAAATTTATTATTTAGGATATAACTCTTCTGAAGCTCTTATTGAGGGTCAAGATAGCATCTAGATAACATAGCAAAGGGATAATTCTCTTTCAATCAAAAACCTATTTATAATGCCCCATCTCCTCACGAACTATGATGTTTATATTAAAAAATCTATATTTATAGTGGGCTTCTACCCTATTCCGAGCCAGCTTTTCCATGTAGATATGAAGCTGCTTCTAACATCGGATTTTAGAAGCTCATCTAGGATTCCATCGCCGAATCTAACGATCATTAATTTTCTCACATTAGCCTGTAGGTATTTTATTGAGAGCTGGGGGTAATAGGGATTATCTATCGTTACAACAACTTCGGAAGAGGCAGCAAGGGCTTTTTGTCCCTCGTCGGAGAAGACGAATTCCATGAAGAGCTTAGCTGCATTGGGGTTTCTAGCCTCCTTGGTTATGAACATAACCCTGGGTACTAGGACTGCTAGATCTGAGGGTATAAAGACCCCGATCCTAGTGTCGTTTCTAGCCTCTCTAAATGCGTAGTTAGCTATTAGGCTGAGGGATATATATGCCTGTCCTGTCTTCACCATCTCTATCTGTGGGCCTGTCGATGCCTGGAGTATGATGCCTATTGATGATGCGGCCTTAAATAACCTCTGGATCAGATCTGGATCTGCCTTGTATTGGTAGTATGTGAATACAAGGCCTAGAGAGCTCTGCTCTATATTAAATGCTACGATAGATCTCGGAGGAAATAGATCTTTTCTCTCTGTTAATATGCTCAAGAGATCCGAGAATGACTTGGGATATAGGCTCGCCGGGATCTTCTCCGAGTTATATATAGGGGCTATTAATGTGTAGGAAGAGACATATGCTAGATCTCTGTATTTTGCTGCCTCAGGTATCCTATCATATATAGTCAATCTATACGGCTGAGCACTACCATTTTGGATAAGCAGATACTGTAGATCAGGACCTGCTGACCACAGAATATCAGCTGTAGGGGCTCCCGCTGCCCTCTCACTAATATATCTATTGTAGAGCTGTATCGTGTTTAACTCTACATACTGTATATCTATGAATGGATACTTAGCCTTAAAAGCATTTAGAAGAGGCTCCGCACTCGGCCTATCAAGCGTGCTATAGATCACTAGTTTACCCTCTTTCTTAGCTGCCTCCACTATAGGTGCTAATATCTCTTCCTGACTAGCAGTTCGCGTCTGTGTCTGTATAGCTGTTATAGCCTGTTGAGCCGTGATAACCTGTGTATATGTAACCATCTGCGTAGCTGTAGCCCATGAGGTAGCTGTTTGGGGAGCCTTGCTAGGTGTTGTCATCTGCCCTGCTAGAAAACCGGCTACCCCGGCTATAACGATCAAAACTACCATAATAGCATATATAACTCCCCCCGGCCTACTCATAATATGCCCCGATAGATGTACTATAACATGGGTTATAAATACCGGCTGAGATCTCTACTCTTCTTTGGCTTTATTATTAGGAGAATCAAATAATATAATGTGGGGATATAGTGGAGGAAATCATAGAGGAGCTTAGAAGGAGATTTGAGGAGGGTAGAGAGATTAGAAGAAAAGAAGCAGACTGGGATTTCATAAATAAGCAACCGCCGAGGATAAGGGCTGCACTGATATACTATATAGAGAAAGGGGATCTATATGTTGCTTCTCGAATAGCTGGGGTTTCTATGGAGGAGATGAACGATCTCAGGATCAAGGCTAGAATCCCGAATACAAATTAGCGAGGCTGTTGCAGACACCTCTTTCCTAATCGACTGGGCTAGATATTCTAAGAGAGATCTTATTTTTGAGATATTCCAAATCATATATCTCCCTGAGAGTGTTCTTAATGAGGTTAGGAGTGAATCCACAATATATTGGATCACAGATAACATGGTGAGAGACAGGATAGCCCTTTTCACAGAGACACCCGAGATTAGGGAGGAGGCTATGAGGATTATGAGGATATCGAGGAGATATCCTGTGAGGAGCATTGACTATCCAGAAGCAATATGCCTGAGCATAGGGAAGGCACTAGGGATCACAGTGCTTAGTGAGAATGGAGGTGCATATGCCTCCCAATACATATATCTTAAGGGTATAAGGGTGTGGAGGGCTTTTGAAGTCCTATTAGAGCTATATAGAAGGGGGCTGATAGATGTGAGCGAGTTCATAAGATACCAGGAGGAGACCCACCATAGATTCTCACGAAGAGATCTAAGGGTGCTAGGGATTGGAGAAACAGTTTGAAGAGATCTTGAGGGAATACGAGGAGGAAGGTAGAGAGATTAGGAGGAGAGAGGCAGACTGGGATTTCATAAATAAGCAGCCACCCAGGATAAGGGCTGCGCTGATATATTACATAGAAAAGGGGGATCTGAGGATGGCCCAGAGACTCTCAGGATTATCCCTAGAAGAATTCATTGAGCTCCTAGAGAAAGCAAGAATACCCAGAACCTATTTCTAGATCATGATCTTAAGAATCAATACACGTCTAGACAGCCCTAGATAGCTGATAAACTATTCTCCCTATTCCATAGAGATCGATATCCAGAATAAAAATATTTCAATCCTACTTGGGATAGCCTCTGTAGCTTGCACTCACACTAATAGAGTTGCTATCCCACTCAGCCTTTGCCGTATTTGTGAATAGCTTGTAGTTTCCTAGGGGTCCTGTGCCGCTGTTGAAATAACCTAGATCATATGGGTTATCTTCTCCAGCGAACTCAGTTTTGATCACTATCACTATGTGTTCCCCTGGGCCGATGGTTATCCCTGTAATGTTTATCCTGATCACCTGGTTTATCCCTGGAAAGCTACCTGTTCTCGTTATGTTAACCATTATTGTGCCGCCTCCAAAGGTATAGGTATTCATATAGTTGCCTCCCCCATAGCTAACAACAGTGGCTAGCTGTGTTCCTCCTGTGCATGAGAGGCTAGGCCATCCCGAGCCATATGGGAATCCGCTTGGTAGCGAGGTGTATTTACACATAGCTATGCTATTACCACTTGGCGATGCTATCCAGTCGACTGGGAGGTAATCCGTTATATTGAGGCTACTTATGGCACTTCCACCATTCTGAAAATCTATTATGTGAACCACGTGCTGTGGATTAGTACCGTCAAACCTTTTGTTTCCTGGCGGACCCTTGCTGCTTATATTTACGTAGAAGCTCTGCCCATCATATGGTAGCTGGCCGCCCGTACTGTTGGTGAAGAACTTCCTGATCTGGGGTTGTAGGGGTGGAGGTGGTGTTGTGGTTGTTGGCTCCTCGTTCCACTGGTGGAACATTAGGTAGATCTGCCCTTTATATATTTGATTCTCCTGTGCGGATTGTAATACGTGGCAGCTTATCTTGAACCAAGCACTCTGCCCAGGATCTATCTGTATCTCTGTGAAGTTAGCTATACAGATCACATACGTGCCGTTCCAGCTGTTGAAATCGCTATCAGTAGTTACATGTGGTCCTTTAACCGGTATTGTTCCTGTGTTCCTCACCTCGAAGGTTATTGTGCAGTTATAGCTTGGATATGCATTTACAATCGTTATATTTAGATCTAGATCGTTGTTGCCGCTGGGATTCCCTTGATCCTCGTTCTCAATCTCTACCTTATTGGCGTAGCACGTGCCCACATTCTTAGTATATCCTGGATCAACAGAGCCTTCAGGATCATTGGTGCTTATCTCTCCGAACTCAACATCAACATCCCCGGTGTTGATGGTGGTTTTTATCTTTAGGCTATCGCTCCACATTGCTATAGCAGCTCCCATGATGACTAGGATCATGGTTAGCGATGATATGTGCATAAGCATCCTAGATCTCTCTAGCCCCATCTAAATCATCATAGAGATATAGCTACTATTGTAATTATCTCTATGTGGGCAGGTGCTCCAGCTGTATATAAGCGATTGTAGCATGTGACTCTATCTATATATTAGCATGGAAGACCTCTTGATCCTAGTTATCTGTTATTCTCGGCTCTAAGCCATTGTAGATCTTTAATTTATATGTGTTAAAATAGATCTTCTGGAGGGAAATGCTT contains these protein-coding regions:
- a CDS encoding extracellular solute-binding protein, with product MSRPGGVIYAIMVVLIVIAGVAGFLAGQMTTPSKAPQTATSWATATQMVTYTQVITAQQAITAIQTQTRTASQEEILAPIVEAAKKEGKLVIYSTLDRPSAEPLLNAFKAKYPFIDIQYVELNTIQLYNRYISERAAGAPTADILWSAGPDLQYLLIQNGSAQPYRLTIYDRIPEAAKYRDLAYVSSYTLIAPIYNSEKIPASLYPKSFSDLLSILTERKDLFPPRSIVAFNIEQSSLGLVFTYYQYKADPDLIQRLFKAASSIGIILQASTGPQIEMVKTGQAYISLSLIANYAFREARNDTRIGVFIPSDLAVLVPRVMFITKEARNPNAAKLFMEFVFSDEGQKALAASSEVVVTIDNPYYPQLSIKYLQANVRKLMIVRFGDGILDELLKSDVRSSFISTWKSWLGIG
- a CDS encoding MmgE/PrpD family protein translates to MERRSLAQVISEFIYNLSYSDIPSSVIEKAKIHILDLMGIMMAMHSDENVKKVVNMVRALGGSEESVVIGHGFRVAAASAVIANASMAHSADYDDTHLEPIIHPSCVAIPTALAMGEAMDIDGKRFVEAVVASYEVSIRIALAAGRKLHERGFHPTSVVGVFGAVAASSKILNLDPSKILNALGIAGSMASGIMQGHREGIWLKPLHPAIASHNGILASLLAMNGVEGPKMVLEGEWGFFRSYLWGEEPVFGRVVEDLGVRWETLNIAIKPYPVGHAAVAPIDTAIMLREKYGVGLSDIKELIFYLPKTAIDLVCEPWEKRIRPRNPYEAKFSVPFLAIIAIKKGWVGLRDFTWENIGDEELLKYTGKVKCIHDPEYDRLAREAVIPARAKLLTTDGRAYEEEVINHRGSPKNPFTWGDEEKKFYENIANTKFAHIGRDFVDAIKSIERHSIRYIANMLY
- a CDS encoding PrpF domain-containing protein; amino-acid sequence: MPLKGIPCVIMRGGTSKGLFFKREDLPADEKKRDEIIMKIFGSGDPMQIDGLGGSHTHTSKVMIVWRSNIPGVDVEYLFGQVGIERRFIDWSGNCGNLTSAVAPFSIDEGLVKATGSKTLVRMYNVNTGKRIDAIVPTKDGMTDYEGDYMIDGVPNPGSRIDVIWHEPGGSHTGKLLPTGNPVDKIVVGGRTYEVSIVDAGNPAVFIRARDLGLTGAEMPGDISRETLDRLEAIRSKAAEIIGLVDRAEDATIKSPHFPFIAIIGEKKDYRAADGRIISKEKYTVLARLFSMQKMHHAYPVTGAICTAAAAKIPGTIVNQLSEDRGDIVIIGHPKGIIDLKVDARPSGESVHINSVTVGRTARRLMAGIAYYIE